Genomic window (Festucalex cinctus isolate MCC-2025b chromosome 7, RoL_Fcin_1.0, whole genome shotgun sequence):
GTGGAAACAAAACAACCTCACGAGCAGGACACAAACCACAAGAAAACAAGACAAGGTTTCCTCGGACGGCCTTTATGACTGAATCTAAATAAATGTATGATGGTCTCATATTGCATATAATCAACAAATTGATAAATAACTACTTTTGAAATCAGAGGCCAATAAAAAACTACCGGTAATTGttctctcaactcaactcaatacGACTCCACTTtacttataaagcactttaaaacaagcattgctgtatacaaagtgctgtacatgaaacagaaaacaacaagataagaaaaaaaagaaaaaacaaaacaaaacaaaacaaaacaaaaaaagacattttagttgagtatacattcattcatttattttcttgaccgctaattcctcacaagggtcgtggggggtgctgacgCCTATCTCAGTTAGCTCTGGACAGTAGTtgagtacagtcttccctcgctataatgcggttcacttttcgcggtctcgcggatttttttttaagtgcaattttgcatatttttttacattaatatacccattttataacatttatgaaggtttgaacattgtcaatgtttgaacaagagagaaatgtgagaacatgtaaatgcctcaatgagaaaagtgtataaattgtgcggtcggggattttagagccttaaaacatttataagagttgtaaaacataaagctaactacttcgcggatttcatttattgcgggtattttttggaacctaaccccagcggaaaacgagggaacactgtaatcaaCAAATTGATAAATAACTACTTTTGAAATCAGAGGCCAATAAAAACTACCGGTAATTGttctctcaactcaactcaacacgACTCCACTTTagttataaagcactttaaaacaagcatcgCTGTATAcagagtgctgtacatgaaacagaaaacaacaagataagaaaaaaaaaaaaaaaaaaaaaagacattttagttgagtatacattcattcatttattttcttgaccgctaattcctcacaagggtcgcggggggtgctgacgcctatctcagctagctctggaCAGTAGTTGAgtatacaatttttttgtattcaagtaaatacattttacatcagtaaattaataacaagaagtaggtgagtgaataaatacatttaaaaggtAACGAAAATTGTTTGCAATATCtcaacatttttcaaaagtgaAGGCCATTTGATATTTCGATGCACATAATTTGCTTTTGCGTTCCATATAAAATGATGTGCTGGAATTGAGTTTTCTGCCCGTGATTCAGCAGAATTATGTTTAAACGTTGATTATTTTTGCTTCCTTCAGGTCAAATTCAACAGCCTTTGGCGAAAGCACCACGTCCGATTACATGGACTACAGTCTTTTGCCAGACGGCGACTTCGGGCGGTGTGTTTACGGCCGACCTGGAGCTTCTTTTCTGCCAGCTGTCTACTGTATATTCTTCCTGCTGGGCCTTTTTGGGAACGCTCTGGTTGTGTGGGTCATTGTGTGCGGGGTTCGACTTTGCAACATGACGGACGTGTGCCTCCTGAACTTGGCCATCGCCGACCTCCTGTTGGTCGGCTCCCTTCCCTTCCTGGCCTACCAAGTCCGGGACCAGTGGATATTTGGGGACGCTCTGTGCAAAATCTTCCTTGGTATTTACCGCATCGTTTTTTATTcgagcatttttttcatcatgatAATGAGCATCGATAGGTACTTAGCAATCGTGCATGCGGTTTACGCCATGAGGGTCCGCACGCGCGCTTTCGGTATTATCGTAGCAGTTGTCACATGGCTCGTTGGGTTTTTGTCCTCTTTTCCTGAACTCATCTACCTCAAACAGATGCCTAACCACACGAACTCCACCTTCTGCTACCCCGCGTATCCCACGCCCGCTTGGGACAACTCCAGCGCTCGCTTCTGGCGGGTTTTTGGCctttttaaaatgaacattttaggcTTATTCATTCCCATGGTCATCATGGTTTTTTGCTACTCGCAAATCATCAGGCGGCTGCTTTCCAGCCAATCGTCGAGAAGACAGACCGTCCATTTGGTGGTCATTGTGGTGGCTGTCTTCTTCGTGTGCTGGGTGCCCTACAATGTGGCGTCGCTGTTCAAAGCGCTGGAGCTGTTGCACGTGTACACCGAGTGCGAAAGCAGCAAAGTCATCAAATTTTCTTTGCAAATCACGGAGGTCATCGCCTACTTCCACAGCTGCCTCAACCCGGTCTTGTATGTGTTCGTGGGGCAGAAGTTCCGGAGGAATCTGCTCAGGTTGATCCACAGGGCTCCATGTGGTCTGTGCCAGCTTGTTAAAGTCTTCATACCGCAGCAACAGAGCAGCAGGTCCTTCATCTCCCAAACCAGCAGCCTGGATGAGAGGAGCACTGCTGTGTGACgtggctagctagcttagctatctagctatctatatcaggcaataaatgtttttaattgtaaataatcgcatgacttcaattgttaactcacaattatttgcacattttagatctgttctaaatgtgcaataaaatgtagattattttttttttattgtttatattcTTTTAACATAAATGTagaaaatttttttaaactaaaatcaatatgttagcatgtccgcctcccagttctgaggactcaggctccagccctcctgggtggagtttgaatgttctccccgtgcctgcgtgggtcttctccgggtactccggtctcctcccacattccaaagacatgcatggcaggttaattaggcgctcgaaattgtccctaggtgtgcttgtgagtgtgagtggttgttcgtctctgtgtgccctgctggaaaccagttcagggtgtaccccacctactgcccgtagccagttgggataggctccagcaccccccgcgacccttgtgaggagcaagcggttcagaaaatggatagatggatggataaaagatatatggctgcatcttttagtcattgatacaaaaatttcataataattcataaaattgagttaaaatttaaaaatgtactgtactgtaaaaaattagtgttatattgatttgtgctgaggtcatttttctgccactagatggcataactgcatttgtaagacggtgatgACAGCTCAGGGTATTATTCTTTTCAAATTAAGAGCTAtccaatctttaacatgaagtaactcgtaaaattctgcatattttaaaaattatcaaatacaacttgaccccagtctccaaatttgtatgcattattattataccGGCATTTattttactgctaaattttgacgtggacgtgtctgcgaCAGCAGTTCCCcgagtacaggctttccaagtaaaggctttccaagtaaaggCTGGTCATTCATcacgcgtttaaaaaaaaaaaaaaaaaaaaaaaaaaaaaaaagtaatttcaattaactcaaaattaacgtattaattttggcacccctaatatatatgtatgtatataaatataacaGATTGTTTCAAAGAGCTGTTGTGTTGGATTTTTGATGATGCTAGTGATGTACAAGTGTTAGCCAGCAGGCATATGACTGTATCTTGCACAAATTAATTGCTTTGCTGAATTTGTGCAATCCTCAGCCACTTCAGGAAATCGTTGCAGTGAATACAATACATACAAACCTAACATCAATGTGCAagtcatgctaaaaaaaaaaaaacctcaccaaCGACTGCAGTCAGCTGCATGTTGCGCAATGAGACGCTGCTGCGACAAATGTTATGACACCTTCATCAACATCTATAGGTTTACGCACATAAAGAAAACCGCAGCATGCAGCctccaagaaaaaaatatattgttagtgtatgcatgttttttgtttgtttgttgttgttacatCATTTACTGTTGAAATATGCAACACAAGCGTACCTAGAAGATATATCGAAACGTAACAATATCAAAATGAAGTTTTGTATCGGACA
Coding sequences:
- the ccr8.2 gene encoding C-C chemokine receptor type 4 isoform X2, with amino-acid sequence MDYSLLPDGDFGRCVYGRPGASFLPAVYCIFFLLGLFGNALVVWVIVCGVRLCNMTDVCLLNLAIADLLLVGSLPFLAYQVRDQWIFGDALCKIFLGIYRIVFYSSIFFIMIMSIDRYLAIVHAVYAMRVRTRAFGIIVAVVTWLVGFLSSFPELIYLKQMPNHTNSTFCYPAYPTPAWDNSSARFWRVFGLFKMNILGLFIPMVIMVFCYSQIIRRLLSSQSSRRQTVHLVVIVVAVFFVCWVPYNVASLFKALELLHVYTECESSKVIKFSLQITEVIAYFHSCLNPVLYVFVGQKFRRNLLRLIHRAPCGLCQLVKVFIPQQQSSRSFISQTSSLDERSTAV
- the ccr8.2 gene encoding C-C chemokine receptor type 1 isoform X1, with the protein product MAESPSVLSGLSEDLFPMELTWSNSTAFGESTTSDYMDYSLLPDGDFGRCVYGRPGASFLPAVYCIFFLLGLFGNALVVWVIVCGVRLCNMTDVCLLNLAIADLLLVGSLPFLAYQVRDQWIFGDALCKIFLGIYRIVFYSSIFFIMIMSIDRYLAIVHAVYAMRVRTRAFGIIVAVVTWLVGFLSSFPELIYLKQMPNHTNSTFCYPAYPTPAWDNSSARFWRVFGLFKMNILGLFIPMVIMVFCYSQIIRRLLSSQSSRRQTVHLVVIVVAVFFVCWVPYNVASLFKALELLHVYTECESSKVIKFSLQITEVIAYFHSCLNPVLYVFVGQKFRRNLLRLIHRAPCGLCQLVKVFIPQQQSSRSFISQTSSLDERSTAV